From a single Vallitalea longa genomic region:
- a CDS encoding ATP-binding protein, whose amino-acid sequence MYTFDEIIGHEEIINHLQSAIKNSKVSHAYIIDGEKGIGKKLIANTFAKTLQCEKRSVTPCDNCTSCKTFDSLNNPDVIYVEQTKKTGIGVDDIREQINQDINIKPYAYPYKIYIVDNADTMTEQAQNALLKTIEEPPAYVVILLLSNNINKFLITIISRCVVLKLRPIKPDKVNDYVMKTLNVSDDKAELITSFAQGIIGKAKELASSCEFLDMRESMIDIVECIIKGDDYEILEISNKFDDYKDTIQDFLDLFMTWLRDLLIIKKINDESYIINRDKYRTLLKQSQVLSYNKISVMIENINKAKNLLKQNANYKLVIEMMILQTKEN is encoded by the coding sequence ATGTATACATTTGATGAAATAATTGGACATGAAGAAATAATAAATCACCTACAAAGTGCTATTAAAAATAGTAAGGTCTCCCATGCTTATATAATAGATGGTGAGAAAGGGATAGGAAAAAAATTAATAGCCAATACTTTTGCAAAAACACTTCAATGTGAAAAAAGGTCGGTTACTCCATGTGATAATTGTACATCTTGTAAAACATTTGATTCATTAAATAATCCGGATGTGATTTATGTTGAGCAGACAAAAAAAACAGGTATCGGTGTTGATGATATTAGGGAGCAGATTAATCAAGATATAAATATTAAGCCTTATGCCTATCCATATAAAATTTATATTGTAGATAATGCTGATACAATGACTGAACAAGCACAAAATGCTTTGTTAAAAACAATTGAAGAACCTCCAGCATATGTAGTGATACTATTACTATCAAATAATATTAATAAATTTTTAATAACTATAATATCCAGATGTGTGGTTTTGAAATTGAGACCAATCAAGCCAGATAAAGTTAACGATTATGTTATGAAAACATTAAATGTATCTGACGATAAAGCAGAGTTAATAACTTCATTTGCACAAGGGATCATAGGTAAAGCAAAAGAACTTGCATCTTCTTGTGAGTTTTTAGATATGAGAGAAAGCATGATTGATATTGTAGAGTGTATTATAAAAGGTGACGACTATGAAATATTAGAGATTAGTAATAAATTTGATGATTATAAAGATACTATACAAGATTTTTTAGATTTATTTATGACTTGGTTAAGAGATTTATTGATAATAAAAAAAATAAATGATGAGTCTTATATAATAAATAGAGATAAATATAGAACTTTATTGAAACAGTCGCAGGTTTTATCGTATAATAAAATTAGTGTAATGATTGAGAATATTAACAAAGCTAAAAATTTATTAAAACAAAATGCAAATTATAAATTAGTAATAGAGATGATGATATTACAGACAAAGGAGAATTAA
- a CDS encoding PSP1 domain-containing protein → MIKVIGVRFRKAGKIYYFDPNNLDIKQGQNVIVETVRGIEYGNVVVGIKEVTDDEIIQPLKSVIRITTPEDDKKEEKNRLKEKDAFDICVKKIAKHGLVMKLIDVEYTFDNNKVLFYFTADGRIDFRELVKDLAAIFKTRIELRQIGVRDETKMIGSIGICGRPLCCHTHLCEFQPVSIKMAKEQNLSLNPTKISGVCGRLMCCLKYEESTYEYLNKHLPNVGDKAITPEGEKGEVLSVNVLRQLVRLVVRKEDGDPEILQYKAKELKFRVNKKRKDADTEISEEEKKELKELQNLERKEGKMKRE, encoded by the coding sequence ATGATAAAAGTGATCGGTGTAAGATTTCGTAAGGCAGGAAAAATATATTATTTTGATCCGAATAATTTAGATATAAAACAAGGACAAAATGTTATTGTAGAAACTGTTAGGGGCATAGAATATGGAAATGTCGTAGTTGGAATAAAAGAAGTAACAGACGATGAAATAATACAACCCCTAAAAAGTGTTATAAGAATAACAACTCCAGAAGATGATAAAAAAGAAGAAAAAAATCGTCTGAAAGAAAAAGATGCTTTTGATATTTGTGTAAAAAAAATAGCTAAGCATGGATTGGTTATGAAACTAATTGATGTAGAGTATACTTTTGATAATAATAAAGTTTTATTCTATTTTACTGCAGATGGTAGGATAGATTTTAGAGAATTAGTTAAAGATTTGGCAGCTATATTCAAAACTAGGATAGAATTAAGACAAATAGGTGTTAGAGATGAGACTAAAATGATAGGAAGTATAGGTATATGTGGAAGACCTCTTTGTTGTCATACACATTTATGTGAATTCCAACCTGTATCTATAAAAATGGCTAAAGAACAGAATCTTTCATTAAATCCAACTAAAATATCAGGAGTATGTGGAAGATTGATGTGTTGCCTTAAATATGAGGAATCAACATATGAGTACCTAAATAAACATTTACCTAATGTAGGTGATAAGGCAATTACACCAGAAGGAGAAAAAGGTGAGGTACTTAGTGTAAATGTTCTTAGACAACTTGTTAGATTAGTTGTCAGAAAAGAAGATGGAGATCCAGAAATATTACAGTATAAAGCTAAGGAATTGAAATTTAGAGTAAACAAAAAACGTAAAGATGCAGATACAGAGATATCGGAAGAAGAAAAGAAAGAATTAAAGGAATTACAGAATCTAGAACGCAAAGAAGGTAAAATGAAAAGAGAGTAG
- a CDS encoding tRNA1(Val) (adenine(37)-N6)-methyltransferase: MELKNDERIDDLHRKGYKIIQNTQKFCFGIDAVLLTGFSGVKDKENVLDLGTGTGIIPILLEAKTKGSHFTGLEIQEESVEMAVRSVELNCLEDKISIIQGDIKEAVKLFPLSSFDVITSNPPYMNNNNGIKNNLQPKSIARHEILCTLEDVIKNAASLLKVGGRFYMVHRPSRLPEIIVTLKKYKLEPKRLRFVHPYINKEPNMILIESVRHGKPLLKVEPPLIVYKSVGEYTDEIYEIYGYNR, translated from the coding sequence ATGGAATTAAAAAACGATGAAAGAATAGATGATCTCCATAGAAAAGGATATAAGATAATACAGAATACACAGAAATTTTGTTTTGGTATAGATGCAGTATTATTGACTGGATTTTCTGGTGTAAAAGATAAAGAAAATGTATTAGATTTAGGAACAGGAACAGGAATTATTCCTATTCTGTTGGAAGCTAAGACAAAAGGCAGTCATTTTACTGGATTAGAAATTCAAGAAGAAAGTGTTGAAATGGCTGTGAGAAGTGTTGAACTTAACTGTTTAGAAGATAAAATTTCCATAATACAAGGAGATATAAAGGAAGCAGTGAAGCTGTTTCCTTTATCTAGTTTTGATGTTATAACTTCTAATCCTCCTTATATGAATAATAATAATGGTATAAAAAATAATTTACAGCCAAAATCTATAGCAAGACATGAAATATTATGTACTTTGGAGGATGTTATTAAAAATGCAGCGTCCCTTCTAAAAGTAGGAGGAAGATTTTATATGGTGCATAGACCAAGTAGATTACCAGAGATTATAGTAACACTTAAAAAATATAAATTGGAACCCAAGAGATTAAGATTTGTTCATCCTTATATCAACAAAGAACCTAATATGATATTAATAGAATCAGTTAGACATGGGAAACCATTGTTAAAAGTAGAACCTCCGTTAATAGTTTATAAATCAGTAGGTGAGTATACTGATGAGATATATGAAATATACGGATACAATAGATAA
- the rsmI gene encoding 16S rRNA (cytidine(1402)-2'-O)-methyltransferase, whose product MSGKLYLVATPIGNLEDITYRAVRLLNEVDVIAAEDTRHTKKLLNHFDIDTPLTSYHEHNKMEKGPYLVKKLEDGINIALVTDAGTPGISDPGEDLVKLCLENNIEVTSAPGAVALITALILSGISTRRFVFEGFLPFDKKQRNSIMQKLAVEHRTIILYEAPHRLKQTLKQLLDILGNRNLAITRELTKKFEEINPTTLEEAIDKYNDELPRGEYVLIIEGKPLDELRNEEIEKWENISIKDHFDKYIKEGLDKKSAMKKVAKDRGTSKRDIYNYLIRLKDGN is encoded by the coding sequence ATGTCAGGAAAATTATATCTAGTAGCGACACCTATAGGTAATCTAGAAGATATTACTTATAGGGCAGTAAGATTATTGAATGAGGTCGATGTAATTGCAGCAGAAGATACTAGACACACTAAGAAGTTATTGAATCACTTTGATATAGATACACCCTTAACCAGTTATCATGAACACAATAAAATGGAAAAGGGTCCTTATCTTGTGAAAAAATTAGAAGACGGAATTAATATAGCTTTAGTGACCGATGCAGGAACTCCAGGTATATCCGACCCAGGAGAAGATTTAGTCAAGTTGTGTTTAGAAAATAATATAGAGGTCACATCTGCACCTGGTGCAGTAGCATTAATAACGGCTCTAATACTATCAGGTATTTCAACAAGAAGATTTGTCTTTGAAGGATTTCTTCCATTTGATAAAAAACAAAGAAATAGTATCATGCAAAAACTAGCAGTTGAGCATAGAACTATTATATTATATGAAGCACCTCATAGATTAAAACAAACCCTTAAACAACTATTAGATATATTGGGTAATAGAAATCTAGCGATTACTAGAGAATTAACTAAAAAGTTTGAAGAAATCAATCCTACAACACTTGAAGAAGCAATAGATAAATATAATGATGAACTTCCAAGAGGTGAATATGTTTTAATTATTGAAGGTAAACCATTAGATGAATTGAGAAACGAAGAAATAGAGAAATGGGAAAATATATCTATAAAAGATCATTTTGATAAATACATTAAAGAAGGTCTAGACAAAAAAAGTGCAATGAAAAAAGTTGCCAAAGATAGAGGTACTTCTAAAAGGGATATTTATAATTATTTAATTAGATTAAAAGATGGAAATTAA
- a CDS encoding AbrB/MazE/SpoVT family DNA-binding domain-containing protein: MKSTGIVRKLDELGRITLPIEIRRNFDIKEKDALEIYVDNEQIILKKYQPADIFTGNMDDLIDYYGKKVSKQSIVEMAKIAGLNVD, encoded by the coding sequence ATGAAATCTACAGGAATAGTTAGAAAACTTGATGAATTAGGTAGAATAACTTTACCAATTGAAATACGCAGAAATTTCGATATCAAAGAAAAAGATGCTCTTGAAATTTATGTCGACAATGAACAAATTATTCTAAAGAAATATCAACCAGCAGATATTTTTACAGGTAATATGGATGATTTAATCGATTACTATGGTAAAAAAGTATCCAAGCAATCTATTGTGGAAATGGCAAAAATTGCTGGACTTAATGTAGACTAA
- the sdaAB gene encoding L-serine ammonia-lyase, iron-sulfur-dependent subunit beta, with the protein MEYSIFDIIGPVMIGPSSSHTAGAAKIGYIAREIFGKNVNHVRFTLHGSFAKTYLGHGTDKALLSGVMGFLPDDERLRNAYQIAEQKGIKYKFDSKDLGEVHPNTVKINMSSDDNHEMTVIGSSVGGGKVKIIRINDFDVDFNGEYTTLITKHLDRPGVMASITSILAKNRVNIAFMKLYRHAKGDYARLVLESDEKIDNCVIEDIKNMDYVDDVTKIDKLVL; encoded by the coding sequence ATGGAATATAGCATTTTTGATATTATTGGACCTGTAATGATTGGACCATCCAGTTCACATACTGCTGGAGCAGCCAAAATAGGGTATATAGCAAGAGAAATTTTTGGTAAGAATGTTAATCATGTAAGATTTACTCTGCATGGTTCCTTCGCAAAGACATATTTAGGTCATGGTACTGATAAAGCACTATTATCAGGAGTGATGGGTTTTCTTCCAGATGATGAAAGGTTAAGGAATGCCTATCAAATAGCAGAACAAAAAGGTATAAAGTATAAATTTGATTCAAAAGATTTAGGAGAAGTTCATCCTAATACGGTAAAGATTAATATGTCATCTGATGATAATCATGAAATGACAGTAATAGGTTCATCTGTTGGCGGAGGTAAAGTCAAGATAATAAGAATAAATGATTTTGATGTTGATTTTAATGGGGAATATACTACTTTAATTACTAAACATTTGGATAGACCTGGAGTAATGGCTTCTATAACTTCTATTTTAGCCAAAAATAGAGTAAATATAGCCTTTATGAAATTATACAGACATGCAAAAGGGGATTATGCAAGACTTGTACTTGAATCGGATGAAAAGATTGATAATTGTGTAATTGAGGATATAAAGAATATGGATTATGTAGATGATGTAACTAAAATTGATAAGCTAGTATTATAA
- the sdaAA gene encoding L-serine ammonia-lyase, iron-sulfur-dependent, subunit alpha, which yields MNYKNGKELLAICREKNIAIYDVAILNESVNSSLTEEEIYNVMKDSLDIMKSSIKKGLDENEKNIIGFMIGGEAKKLKKFYENNKSICGKTMSKAISYALSVMEVNVSMGRIVACPTAGSCGVVPAVLLAVMEKFNLDEDTVVKGLLTSSAVGIIIGKNACLSGAEGGCQAEIGSASAMAAAAIVEMLGGTPEQALNASAIALKNLMGLVCDPVAGLVEAPCAKRNAIGTSNAMISAEMTLAGIKSVIPFDEVVVAMGKVGKMLPVNLRETAEGGIATTPTGRKLRKKIFGEDKIQ from the coding sequence ATGAACTATAAAAATGGAAAAGAGCTCTTAGCAATTTGTAGAGAAAAGAATATAGCCATATATGATGTTGCTATTTTAAATGAGAGTGTCAACAGTTCTTTAACAGAAGAAGAGATATATAATGTAATGAAAGATAGCCTTGATATTATGAAAAGTTCTATAAAAAAAGGGCTTGATGAAAATGAAAAAAATATAATAGGCTTCATGATTGGTGGGGAAGCTAAGAAATTAAAAAAATTCTATGAAAATAATAAATCAATATGTGGAAAGACGATGTCAAAAGCTATAAGCTATGCCTTAAGTGTAATGGAAGTAAATGTTTCTATGGGAAGAATTGTAGCATGTCCAACAGCGGGTTCATGTGGTGTTGTACCAGCAGTATTATTAGCAGTAATGGAGAAATTCAACTTAGATGAAGATACCGTAGTGAAAGGTCTCTTGACGTCTAGTGCAGTAGGTATCATTATTGGGAAAAATGCATGTCTATCAGGTGCAGAAGGCGGATGTCAAGCTGAGATAGGTTCAGCTTCAGCAATGGCTGCAGCAGCAATAGTGGAAATGCTAGGTGGTACCCCAGAACAAGCACTAAATGCTTCAGCTATAGCACTTAAAAATCTTATGGGATTAGTTTGTGACCCTGTAGCAGGGCTTGTAGAGGCCCCATGCGCTAAGAGAAATGCTATAGGTACTTCTAATGCAATGATATCAGCAGAGATGACTCTTGCAGGCATTAAGAGTGTAATTCCATTTGATGAAGTGGTAGTAGCAATGGGTAAAGTGGGTAAGATGTTACCTGTTAATCTTAGAGAAACAGCAGAAGGTGGCATAGCCACTACACCTACAGGCAGAAAATTAAGAAAGAAGATTTTTGGAGAAGATAAAATTCAGTAA
- a CDS encoding RNA polymerase sigma factor: MEINIDLLIKGDTGEFEKFVHIYRVSAEIFAMNIVHDNYLVEDIVQDSFAKLYVYRDKINPDKSLKAYFFSIVKNLAIDNIRKSKKVMYKEFEIIDTVSPENIMLKQERNNFINENINNLKPLQRYAIYLYVYENLNYKEIGTVLGKTDKQIKAIIFRARKKLKKNMGLVID, translated from the coding sequence TTGGAGATTAATATTGATCTTCTTATAAAAGGAGATACTGGTGAATTTGAGAAATTTGTACATATTTATAGAGTATCAGCTGAAATATTTGCAATGAATATTGTTCATGATAATTATTTGGTAGAGGATATAGTACAAGATAGTTTTGCGAAATTATATGTTTATAGAGATAAAATTAATCCTGACAAATCATTAAAAGCATATTTCTTTTCTATAGTTAAAAACCTAGCTATAGATAATATAAGGAAGAGTAAAAAAGTGATGTATAAGGAATTTGAGATCATTGATACTGTATCGCCAGAAAATATTATGCTGAAACAAGAGAGGAATAATTTCATAAATGAAAATATAAACAACCTTAAACCCTTACAAAGGTATGCAATATATTTATATGTATATGAGAATCTTAATTACAAAGAAATAGGTACGGTATTAGGTAAAACAGATAAACAAATCAAGGCAATTATTTTTCGTGCACGTAAAAAATTGAAGAAAAATATGGGATTAGTGATCGATTAG
- a CDS encoding ABC transporter ATP-binding protein, producing MKICIKNLNKKYGKKHVLDNINLELENGMHGLLGPNGAGKTTLMRILTTLLTKTSGEITYNGINVDNKKAVRKIIGYLPQEFSLYPNMSVYETLEYFYLLSDIKPTKAKVLSSLRKVHLDSCKKLKIKALSGGMKRRLGIAIALINNPEVLIVDEPTAGLDPEERIRFRNLLSDLSKDKVIILSTHIVEDIALTCSSLTVIKEGNIKYNGKVSDFIRIGKGKVFKLPVSIDKLNEIKDRYVIVSTVLDEDMAYLKIISDTKPEGAETVNPTLEDSYMILMQEVDVNVIEIG from the coding sequence ATGAAAATATGTATTAAGAATCTTAATAAAAAATATGGTAAGAAACATGTTCTTGATAATATCAACCTAGAACTTGAGAATGGTATGCATGGGCTTCTTGGACCTAATGGCGCAGGAAAGACTACATTGATGAGAATACTAACAACTCTTCTTACAAAAACTTCTGGTGAAATTACTTATAATGGGATTAATGTAGATAATAAAAAGGCTGTTAGAAAAATAATAGGATATTTACCACAAGAATTTTCGCTATATCCTAATATGTCAGTGTATGAGACATTAGAGTATTTTTATTTGTTGTCAGATATTAAACCTACGAAAGCAAAAGTCCTATCTTCATTGAGAAAAGTTCATCTTGATTCATGTAAGAAATTAAAGATAAAAGCATTATCGGGAGGAATGAAAAGGAGGCTTGGCATTGCTATCGCTCTTATTAATAATCCAGAAGTATTAATTGTTGATGAACCAACAGCTGGACTTGATCCAGAAGAAAGAATAAGATTTCGTAATCTCCTATCAGATTTAAGTAAAGATAAGGTTATTATTTTATCTACTCATATAGTTGAGGATATAGCACTTACATGTAGTAGCCTTACAGTTATAAAAGAGGGAAATATCAAGTATAATGGAAAAGTCAGTGATTTTATTAGGATTGGAAAAGGTAAAGTATTCAAACTTCCTGTAAGTATCGATAAGTTAAATGAAATAAAAGACAGGTATGTGATAGTTTCAACGGTTTTAGATGAAGATATGGCATATCTGAAAATTATATCAGATACAAAACCTGAAGGAGCAGAAACTGTTAATCCTACACTAGAGGACTCATACATGATATTAATGCAGGAGGTAGATGTTAATGTTATTGAAATTGGTTAA
- a CDS encoding ABC transporter permease produces the protein MLLKLVNKEMKYQLKSITFYIFCISVIVFYVTQFSGDIKREEELYQSPIEILEEGSLFSIVSYEDEIHVTYEQELKMLHDLLLRDEEKGYYVGLANSSIIRYIDLDNKKMELISSFKKEIERKEINEDEYNNILKTLRKELGNNSIYTNEIITNLCERELRNNEYMENQTQILETEKVTGSYARLFADYIGIAVGFFAVFIAGFTLVRDKKHRTYEIVYSKKISSVKYLLSKYIGNVILIFIVVLILAGYTTYKFSIAYDNIDYLAFFKYSFTWILPTIMLVTSLAYLLQIIFDNGIVPVIIQFIYWYYSMSFCNNQYNITKYIIRYNSVTGLSEYEQVASNIMVNRLVILVVSIILLVISMWIFSKKRGNICGKN, from the coding sequence ATGTTATTGAAATTGGTTAATAAGGAAATGAAATATCAGTTGAAAAGTATTACATTCTACATATTCTGCATATCCGTTATTGTTTTTTATGTTACTCAATTTTCTGGAGATATTAAAAGAGAAGAAGAATTATATCAATCTCCTATTGAGATACTAGAGGAGGGAAGCTTATTTTCTATAGTATCATATGAGGATGAAATACATGTAACATATGAACAAGAATTGAAAATGCTTCATGACCTATTATTAAGAGATGAAGAAAAGGGTTATTATGTTGGATTGGCTAATTCTTCAATAATAAGGTACATTGATTTAGATAATAAAAAGATGGAATTGATATCTTCATTTAAAAAAGAGATAGAAAGAAAAGAAATCAATGAAGATGAGTATAATAATATTCTTAAGACATTGAGAAAAGAACTTGGGAACAATTCAATTTATACAAATGAAATTATTACAAATTTATGTGAAAGAGAACTTAGAAATAATGAGTATATGGAAAATCAAACACAAATTTTGGAAACAGAAAAAGTCACAGGGTCATATGCTAGGTTATTTGCAGATTATATAGGTATAGCGGTAGGGTTCTTTGCTGTTTTTATAGCTGGGTTTACATTAGTAAGAGATAAAAAACATAGAACTTATGAGATTGTTTATTCTAAAAAGATATCATCAGTTAAATATTTGTTAAGTAAATATATTGGTAATGTAATTTTAATATTCATAGTGGTTTTAATATTGGCTGGGTATACTACATATAAATTTTCTATAGCATATGATAATATCGATTATTTAGCTTTCTTCAAGTACTCATTTACATGGATACTACCAACTATAATGCTTGTCACTTCATTAGCGTATTTATTACAGATAATATTTGATAATGGTATTGTACCAGTAATAATACAGTTTATTTATTGGTATTACAGTATGTCATTTTGTAATAACCAATACAATATTACTAAATATATAATCAGGTACAATAGTGTAACAGGTTTATCTGAATATGAACAGGTAGCTTCTAATATAATGGTCAATAGATTGGTTATACTTGTTGTTTCAATAATATTATTAGTAATTTCAATGTGGATATTTAGTAAGAAAAGAGGTAACATATGTGGAAAAAATTAA
- a CDS encoding nucleoside recognition domain-containing protein: MLNYLWAFMILIGVIFGAFNGKMGDVTNAAIESSKEAVSLCIMLVGVVAMWTGLMKIAEKAGMIKGLTKKMRPILRFLFPKVPDNHPAQNYIATNIIANMLGLGWGATPPGLKAMEELQKLNKDKSTASTAMCTFLIINISSVQLISVNILAYRAQYGSKNPAEIIGPSILATIVSTIVGVVFAKIMMKVKRK; encoded by the coding sequence ATGCTTAATTATCTATGGGCATTTATGATATTGATAGGTGTTATATTTGGTGCTTTTAACGGTAAAATGGGTGATGTGACTAATGCTGCGATAGAGTCATCAAAAGAAGCAGTCAGTTTATGTATAATGTTAGTCGGAGTAGTAGCTATGTGGACTGGACTAATGAAAATAGCGGAAAAAGCAGGAATGATTAAAGGTCTTACTAAAAAGATGAGACCTATTCTAAGATTTCTATTTCCAAAAGTTCCAGACAATCATCCTGCACAAAACTATATTGCTACTAATATCATAGCTAATATGCTGGGACTTGGATGGGGGGCAACACCACCAGGTCTGAAAGCAATGGAAGAGTTACAGAAGCTTAATAAAGATAAAAGTACAGCAAGCACGGCAATGTGTACGTTCTTAATCATTAATATATCTTCTGTACAGCTTATATCTGTTAATATATTAGCTTATCGTGCCCAGTATGGTTCTAAAAATCCTGCAGAAATTATAGGACCTTCTATATTAGCTACTATTGTTTCAACTATAGTAGGAGTTGTATTCGCAAAAATAATGATGAAGGTGAAGAGAAAATGA
- a CDS encoding spore maturation protein, translating into MKFVLMISDFMIPLVFVLIIGYGLLKDVKVYDVFIIGAKEGFKIVLQIMPTLIGLMVAVGILRASGFLDFLTDILTPITSKVKFPSELVPIALMRTISSSATTGLILDLFKTHGPDSLIGRMTSIMMGCTETVFYTLSVYFMTVKIKKTRYTLTGALLVSLAGIIASVIITYRIFGT; encoded by the coding sequence ATGAAATTTGTGCTTATGATTTCTGATTTTATGATTCCACTTGTATTCGTCCTTATTATAGGGTATGGATTATTAAAGGACGTTAAGGTATATGATGTATTTATTATTGGAGCTAAAGAAGGTTTCAAAATCGTTTTGCAGATTATGCCTACTTTAATTGGGCTCATGGTGGCTGTTGGTATATTAAGAGCTTCAGGTTTCTTAGATTTTCTTACTGATATTCTTACACCAATAACTAGTAAAGTGAAGTTTCCTTCTGAGCTAGTACCAATAGCATTAATGAGGACTATATCATCGTCAGCTACTACAGGACTTATTTTGGATCTGTTCAAAACTCATGGTCCTGATTCTTTAATAGGTAGGATGACATCTATTATGATGGGGTGCACGGAGACGGTTTTCTATACTTTATCTGTTTATTTTATGACAGTAAAAATAAAGAAGACCAGATATACATTGACCGGTGCTCTTCTGGTCAGTTTAGCTGGTATAATTGCATCTGTTATTATAACTTATCGTATTTTTGGAACTTGA
- a CDS encoding L,D-transpeptidase family protein → MKYTIKKGDTLARISYRFKTPLKSIIYANNITSPDTINVGDTIIIPDEQDNPFAIEIITKNRILKLLSNDKVLKEYSVAVGKPSTPTPKGSWTIIKKGLWGEQFGGYFMQLSVPWGIYGIHGTNKPWSIGTRASNGCIRMYSNQAAEVYSIIPLNTPVLIY, encoded by the coding sequence ATGAAATATACAATAAAAAAGGGTGATACATTAGCTAGAATAAGTTATCGTTTCAAAACTCCATTAAAAAGTATCATATACGCTAACAACATAACTTCTCCAGACACAATTAATGTAGGAGACACAATAATAATACCAGATGAACAAGATAATCCTTTTGCCATAGAAATAATAACTAAAAATAGGATATTAAAATTATTAAGTAACGATAAAGTTCTAAAAGAATATTCTGTGGCAGTTGGTAAACCTTCTACTCCAACTCCAAAAGGCTCTTGGACAATAATTAAAAAGGGATTATGGGGCGAACAATTCGGTGGCTATTTCATGCAACTAAGTGTGCCTTGGGGTATTTATGGAATACATGGCACCAATAAACCTTGGTCCATAGGAACAAGAGCCAGTAACGGCTGTATACGTATGTACTCCAATCAAGCTGCTGAAGTATACTCGATAATCCCTTTAAATACACCTGTATTAATATATTGA
- a CDS encoding radical SAM/SPASM domain-containing protein: MIINPYKNGIGKIKSYLEKHFPQTLEKHILPRSIYIFDRLFNHQSKKLAKKYLAMDEYPIFKTIEVETINRCNGSCAFCPINKHIDPRPFKIMEESLLSSILKQLQEINYSGSFGLYSNNEPLLDKRIIDLLKLSREALPNAELFLFTNGSLLTVEKFKEIRKYLNKIIIDNYNDKLEVNDTIAKVNEYNEKNPSDCKVYIYLRKENEILLNRGGLAKNRTKKKLKLKSACMYPFEQVIVRPDGKMSLCCNDATGKVTMGDLTKEKLVDIWKGEKYNKLRKLMLTDRNIHFMCRNCDVVTPKFDSGSTFRFKNIIKMLSKSNRKNLKK; encoded by the coding sequence ATGATAATTAATCCATATAAAAATGGAATAGGAAAAATAAAATCTTACCTTGAAAAACATTTTCCACAAACTTTAGAAAAACACATACTACCAAGAAGTATATATATTTTTGACCGTTTATTTAATCATCAAAGTAAAAAATTAGCAAAAAAATATTTAGCAATGGATGAATATCCAATATTTAAAACAATTGAAGTAGAAACAATAAACAGATGTAATGGAAGCTGCGCATTCTGTCCCATAAATAAACATATTGATCCAAGGCCTTTTAAGATAATGGAAGAATCTCTTCTTTCTTCTATACTTAAGCAATTACAGGAGATTAATTACTCTGGAAGTTTTGGTTTGTATTCCAACAATGAACCTCTTCTGGACAAAAGGATCATAGACCTATTGAAACTCTCTAGAGAAGCTTTACCTAATGCAGAACTATTTTTATTTACTAATGGTTCATTATTAACTGTAGAAAAATTCAAAGAAATAAGAAAATATCTTAATAAGATTATTATCGATAATTATAACGATAAATTAGAAGTTAACGACACTATCGCAAAAGTCAACGAATATAACGAAAAAAATCCTTCTGATTGTAAAGTATATATATATTTAAGAAAAGAGAATGAAATACTCCTTAACCGAGGGGGGCTAGCCAAAAATCGTACCAAGAAGAAATTGAAATTGAAATCAGCGTGTATGTATCCATTTGAACAAGTCATAGTACGTCCTGACGGCAAAATGAGTTTATGCTGTAACGATGCAACTGGAAAAGTGACTATGGGAGACCTAACTAAAGAAAAGCTTGTAGATATATGGAAAGGTGAAAAATATAACAAACTAAGAAAACTAATGCTTACAGATAGAAATATCCATTTCATGTGTAGAAATTGCGATGTCGTAACACCGAAATTTGACTCAGGTTCAACTTTTCGTTTTAAAAACATAATCAAGATGCTATCTAAAAGCAATAGAAAAAACCTAAAAAAATAG